One genomic region from Candidatus Epulonipiscium sp. encodes:
- a CDS encoding shikimate kinase, giving the protein MKNLVLIGMPGAGKSTIGVLLSKAINMPFIDTDLIIQQNQNKLLQEIIEEQGIDIFLSIEEKAILQLKSKGNIIATGGSVVLSEKGIKHLKDNGIVIYLKLPYREVEHRIHNITTRGIVMKKGKTLLQIYDERVPLYEKYADKTLICMGKNMEQIVEELRDLWVESHSNL; this is encoded by the coding sequence ATGAAAAACCTTGTCTTAATTGGTATGCCTGGAGCAGGCAAAAGTACCATAGGAGTATTGCTTTCAAAGGCCATAAATATGCCCTTTATAGATACAGATCTTATAATTCAGCAAAACCAAAATAAATTACTTCAAGAGATTATAGAAGAACAAGGGATAGATATCTTTCTTTCCATAGAGGAAAAAGCTATCCTCCAACTTAAATCAAAAGGAAACATTATAGCTACGGGAGGCAGCGTTGTTCTTAGTGAAAAAGGAATCAAGCATTTAAAGGACAATGGCATAGTCATATACCTAAAGCTCCCCTACAGGGAAGTGGAACATAGAATCCACAATATTACCACAAGGGGGATTGTTATGAAAAAAGGAAAGACCCTTCTTCAAATTTATGATGAAAGGGTACCCCTATATGAAAAATATGCCGATAAAACCCTTATATGTATGGGTAAAAATATGGAACAGATTGTAGAAGAACTTAGGGATTTATGGGTGGAAAGTCATTCTAATCTATGA